Within Cellulophaga sp. L1A9, the genomic segment AATGTTCCTGATTTAGAAACAATACCAACATTCCCTTTTTTGAAAACAAAACCTGGCATAATACCAACTTTAGCTTCACCTGGAGTAATAACACCTGGACAGTTAGGGCCAATTAAGCGACAATCCATATCTTTAATATAGTTTGCTGCTTTTACCATATCAGCTACAGGAATACCTTCAGTAATTGTAATAATTACTTTAATACCTGCATTAGCAGCTTCCATAATTGCATCTGCAGCGAAAGCTGGCGGAACAAATATAATAGTCGTGTCTGCTCCAACTTTTTCAACAGCTTCATGAACAGTATTAAAAACCGGCTTTCCTAAATGTTCTTGCCCGCCTTTACCTGGAGTAACACCACCAACGATGTTCGTACCGTAATCAATCATTTGACCTGCGTGAAAGGTACCTTCACTACCTGTAAAACCTTGTACAATTATTTTGGAATCTTTATTGACTAAAACACTCATTTTATATCTATATTAATTTATTGCTATGCAAAAATATGGCATTGAAAACAATTTATAAAGTATTTCCTTAGCTTATTTGTGCTTCTATTTTTTTATTATGTTCGGAATTTGTTTAATCCAAGCCATTTGCTTCATTTTTTCACGTGCTTCTTCAGCAGGACTCCCAAAATAAACAGCATTTCCTTCAAGAGATTTTGAAACTCCTGATTGCGCTAAAACTACTGCTTTTTTCCCAATAGTGATCGCACTTATCACCCCAACTTGCCCCCAAAGGGTAACTTCATCTTCAATAATTACACAACCAGCAATACCCGTTTGCGATGCTATTAGACACTTTTCACCAATAACGGTATCATGACCAACATGAACCTGATTATCAATTTTAGTTCCTTTCTTTACTCTCGTATCTCCTGTAACACCCCTATCTAAAGTGCAAAGTGCTCCGATATCTACATGATCTTCAATAACAACACGCCCACCAGATACTAATTTATCAAAGCCTTCTGGTCTATTTTTATAATAGAATGCATCTGATCCTAAAACAGTCCCCGCATGAATGGTTACATTATTACCAATTACACAATGGTCATAAATAGACACATTGGAGTGTATTCTACAATTATCTCCAATAACAACTTCATTACCAATAAATGTATTTGGCTGAATAACCGTGTCTTTCCCTATTTTAGCGGTGGAAGAAATACTATGAGAGGTTTTCTTAAATGGTTTAAAAAAAGCGGTAAGTTTATTGAAGTCCCTAAAAGGATCCTCTGAAATCAACAAAGCTTTTCCTTCGGGACAGTCTACTTTTTTATTTATTAAAATTGTAGTTGCCTTAGATTTTAAAGCCTTATCATAATACTTTGGATGATCTACAAAAACAATATCACCTGATTCTACCACATGAATTTCGTTCATTCCCAAAACCTGAAAATCAGCATCACCCACAAATTCAGATTGAATAATACTGGCAATTTGCTCTAAACTATACGCAATAGGAAACTTCATTTATATACTCGCTTAACTTCTATTATTCTTTAACACGTTCCATATAAGAACCTGAAGTAGTATCTACTTTAATTTTATCTCCTTCATTAATAAACAAAGGAACATTTACCTCTGCACCAGTTTCCACTTTTGCAGGTTTAGTAGCATTCGTTGCTGTAT encodes:
- the sucD gene encoding succinate--CoA ligase subunit alpha, with translation MSVLVNKDSKIIVQGFTGSEGTFHAGQMIDYGTNIVGGVTPGKGGQEHLGKPVFNTVHEAVEKVGADTTIIFVPPAFAADAIMEAANAGIKVIITITEGIPVADMVKAANYIKDMDCRLIGPNCPGVITPGEAKVGIMPGFVFKKGNVGIVSKSGTLTYEAADQVVRQGLGITTAIGIGGDPIIGTTTKEAVEMLINDPETECVVMIGEIGGQLEPDAARWYKASGSKKPIVGFIAGETAPAGRTMGHAGAIVGGSDDTAQAKKRIMRECGIHVVESPAEIGLKVKEVMG
- a CDS encoding UDP-3-O-(3-hydroxymyristoyl)glucosamine N-acyltransferase, with amino-acid sequence MKFPIAYSLEQIASIIQSEFVGDADFQVLGMNEIHVVESGDIVFVDHPKYYDKALKSKATTILINKKVDCPEGKALLISEDPFRDFNKLTAFFKPFKKTSHSISSTAKIGKDTVIQPNTFIGNEVVIGDNCRIHSNVSIYDHCVIGNNVTIHAGTVLGSDAFYYKNRPEGFDKLVSGGRVVIEDHVDIGALCTLDRGVTGDTRVKKGTKIDNQVHVGHDTVIGEKCLIASQTGIAGCVIIEDEVTLWGQVGVISAITIGKKAVVLAQSGVSKSLEGNAVYFGSPAEEAREKMKQMAWIKQIPNIIKK